A genome region from Anopheles stephensi strain Indian chromosome 2, UCI_ANSTEP_V1.0, whole genome shotgun sequence includes the following:
- the LOC118504170 gene encoding growth arrest and DNA damage-inducible proteins-interacting protein 1 — MLPVKLLLLRTLPSAAVGQYFMLARSLTCGVTRLSKKAEQLENEEPVAEELPVTFVDDDAESAEAREARIATLRNKSRLLPQHRNMLHGVLPYEQSQSWIHETVKYKRMMLGRYGIDGSRVDPRVCFPTKKEAYEKAEYERVAFPFTLKQMMDANETARKARKAEIEAREEEVARKLEKLDQWTTDLNARIAKKEAEARAAKERKDRLVEEVRRHFGFKVDPRDERFQEMLALKEREDRKKVKEAKRKEKEEKMMEKLQKKTAQLEADVEVSSEQTK; from the exons ATGTTACCAGTAAAGCTGTTACTGCTCCGTACACTACCGTCCGCAGCCGTTGGTCAGTATTTCATGCTGGCCCGTTCGCTAACATGCGGAGTGACACGATTGAGCAAGAAAGCGGAACAGCTGGAAAACGAAGAGCCGGTAGCGGAAGAGCTGCCGGTAACATTCGTCGACGATGATGCAGAATCGGCGGAGGCACGTGAAGCACGGATAGCGACATTGAGGAACAAATCACGGCTTCTACCACAGCACCGCAACATGCTGCACGGTGTGCTTCCGTACGAACAGTCACAATCCTGGATTCACGAAACCGTCAAGTACAAACGCATGATGCTCGGCCGGTACGGCATCGATGGTAGCAGGGTGGATCCAC GTGTTTGCTTCCCAACTAAAAAGGAAGCGTACGAAAAGGCGGAGTACGAACGTGTTGCATTTCCCTTCACACTGAAGCAAATGATGGATGCGAATGAAACGGCGCGCAAGGCACGCAAGGCCGAGATAGAAGCACGCGAAGAGGAGGTGGCACGAAAGCTAGAAAAGCTTGACCAGTGGACGACGGATTTGAATGCACGCATCGCCAAGAAGGAAGCGGAAGCACGCGCCGCAAAGGAACGCAAGGATCGTCTAGTCGAGGAAGTGCGAAGACACTTTGGATTCAAGGTAGATCCGCGGGACGAGCGCTTCCAGGAAATGTTAGCGCTAAAGGAGCGCGAAGATCGTAAGAAGGTGAAGGAAGCGAAGCGAAAGGAGAAGGAAGAGAAAATGATGGAAAAGTTGCAGAAAAAGACGGCACAGCTTGAGGCGGACGTTGAGGTGTCGAGTGAGCAGACGAAATAA